The Engraulis encrasicolus isolate BLACKSEA-1 chromosome 4, IST_EnEncr_1.0, whole genome shotgun sequence genome includes a window with the following:
- the miox gene encoding inositol oxygenase isoform X2, translated as MRVINLGPDPSLAYRPEHQPATSKDQTEFRNFEDGELFDRVQNTYKLMHTHQTLDFVKRKHAEWSGCSHAKMTMMEAIDSLDQLVDESDPDVDFPNSFHAFQTAEGIRTQHPDKDWFQLVGLIHDVGKMMALWGEPQWAVVGDTFPVGCKFQDSIVFRDTTFKENPDLNDPVLSTECGIYKPNCGLENVLMSWGHDEYLYQVMKYNKCTIPEEGLYMIRFHSFYPWHSGNNYSNLCNDKDTSMLPWVKEFNKFDLYTKSEELPDVDSLRPYYQSLIDKYCPGVMQW; from the exons ATGCGCGTCATCAATCTG GGTCCAGATCCATCACTGGCCTACAGGCCAGAACACCAGCCAGCAACCAGCAAGGACCAGACGGAGTTCCGCAACTTTGAG GACGGTGAACTGTTTGACCGGGTGCAAAACACGTAcaagctcatgcacacacaccagaccttGGATTTTGTCAAACGGAAG CATGCGGAGTGGAGTGGCTGTAGCCATGCTAAGATGACCATGATGGAGGCCATAGACTCTCTGGATCAACTGGTGGACGAGTCCGACCCCGACGTGGACTTCCCCAACTCCTTCCACGCCTTCCAGACCGCAGAGGGCATCCGCACCCAGCACCCTGACAAAG ACTGGTTCCAGCTGGTCGGCCTCATTCATGATGTGGGCAAAATGATGGCCCTGTGGGGCGAGCCTCAG TGGGCTGTAGTTGGTGACACATTCCCGGTTGGCTGCAAATTCCAAGACTCCATCGTCTTCAGAGACACAACTTTTAAAGAAAACCCTGACCTCAATGATCCTGTgctcag CACTGAGTGTGGCATCTACAAGCCAAACTGTGGTCTGGAGAACGTGCTGATGTCTTGGGGACATGACG AGTATCTATACCAGGTGATGAAGTATAATAAGTGCACCATTCCAGAagag GGTCTGTATATGATCCGTTTCCACTCGTTCTACCCCTGGCACTCCGGAAACAACTACTCAAACCTCTGCAACGACAAGGACACCAGTATGCTGCCCTGGGTCAAAGAGTtcaa TAAGTTTGACCTGTACACCAAGAGCGAGGAGCTGCCTGACGTGGACTCCCTCAGGCCGTACTACCAGTCCCTCATTGATAAATACTGCCCAGGGGTAATGCAGTGGTGA
- the lmf2a gene encoding lipase maturation factor 2a — translation MGEIRQPVQAFLWCMSVIYMFAFASLYVQIPGLYGNDGLLPARWMLRYTGKGFWEQLRDSPTLLWLGPKLGLDTQQGMELIALIGTVLSLLSTLTHRLRDCRLYLCLWILYLSLYQVGQVFLYFQWDNLLLETGFLCILMAPIYLPWGRSRGCFHDGVTLWLARWLLFRLMFASGVVKLTSRCPTWWGLTALTYHYETQCIPTPLAWFAHQLPVWWQKLSVVGTFLIEIPVPFLFFSPIRRHRLTAFYMQVILQVLIILSGNYNFFNLLTVMLCLSLLDDEHINFLLRRPAQDTHKPQKGTLRRAWSWGCVCLELTVYILLVYWTCLHFSLQVDWEKKEVLSKTAFTYHQFMAMLKDMMLPSIWIGVLSLTWEILRAMFKAACMRGILLRLWSTTQWGVMAAAAVGVFAISLVPFTFLDYEANNALWPGVRRAFEVTDRYQLANSYGLFRRMTGVGGRPEVVIEGSYDRNTWTEIEFMYKPGNTSASPAFVTPHQPRLDWQMWFAALGPYNQSPWFTSLVYRLLQGKKDVIRLIQSDESKYPFKDKPPTYLRALRYKYWFTEPKEDGSYPERWWRRVYAEEFYPIVQMGDHFLENMLSQHGLKDKAPARRSSKALLPQVLAGVRESVCALPGPVFVWSLAVAVAGACLLKHLLSHKRTHSHTHSTQPQENSRQPPPAHTQEEQVEEEEESEEGESDEEEDEEAERDLKGGGDRKEEEREKDEQEESKLEKEEDERQEVVEEKNADTAADDEDELSNAEEVKEEEEEEEEEKEEQEEEGLHKEGQEVNGDDSLRKGK, via the exons ATGGGGGAAATTCGGCAGCCAGTGCAGGCTTTCCTTTGGTGCATGTCTGTCATCTACATGTTTGCCTTTGCTTCCCTATACGTGCAGATACCAG GTCTCTATGGCAACGACGGCTTGCTGCCCGCGCGCTGGATGCTGCGCTACACGGGCAAAGGATTCTGGGAGCAGCTGCGAGATTCTCCCACGCTCCTGTGGCTGGGACCTAAACTGGGCCTGGACACCCAACAGGGAATGGAGCTGATAGCTCTCATAGGTACTGTGCTCAGCCTTCTgtcaacactgacacacaggctacgAGACTGTCGGCTCTACCTCTGCTTGTGGATACTGTACCTATCTCTTTATCAG GTGGGCCAAGTGTTCCTGTATTTCCAATG GGACAACCTGCTGCTGGAGACGGGCTTCCTGTGTATCCTGATGGCCCCCATCTACCTGCCTTGGGGGCGCTCGCGCGGCTGCTTTCATGACGGGGTCACCCTCTGGCTGGCCCGCTGGCTGCTCTTCAGACTCATGTTCGCCTCCGGGGTGGTCAAGCTCACCAGCCGATGCCCCACATGGTGGGGACTCACAG CGTTGACGTATCACTATGAGACCCAGTGCATCCCCACTCCGCTGGCCTGGTTTGCCCACCAGCTGCCAGTGTGGTGGCAGAAGCTGAGCGTGGTGGGAACCTTCCTGATCGAGATCCCCGTACCCTTCCTCTTCTTCAGCCCCATACGCAGACACCGCCTCACCGCCTTCTACATGCag gtgatatTGCAGGTGCTGATTATTCTGTCTGGTAACTACAACTTCTTCAACCTACTGACCGTCATGCTGTGCCTCTCTCTACTGGACGATGAACACATCAACTTCCTCCTGCGCAGGCCAgctcaggacacacacaaaccacaga AAGGCACTCTCAGGAGAGCGTGGTCATGGGGCTGTGTGTGCCTGGAGCTGACGGTGTACATCCTGCTGGTCTACTGGACCTGTCTTCACTTCAGCCTGCAGGTGGACTGGGAGAAGAAGGAGGTCTTGTCCAAGACTG ccTTCACGTATCACCAGTTCATGGCTATGCTGAAGGACATGATGCTGCCCAGTATCTGGATCGGAGTGCTGTCCCTCACCTGGGAGATCCTCAGAGCCATGTTCAA GGCTGCGTGTATGAGGGGCATCCTGCTGCGGCTCTGGAGCACCACCCAGTGGGGAGTCATGGCAGCTGCAGCTGTTGGCGTGTTTGCCATCAGCCTG GTGCCCTTCACGTTCCTGGACTACGAGGCCAACAATGCGCTGTGGCCGGGCGTGAGGCGGGCGTTTGAGGTGACGGACCGCTACCAGCTGGCCAACTCCTACGGCCTCTTCCGCAGGATGACCGGCGTCGGGGGCCGCCCAGAGGTCGTCATCGAGGGCAGCTACGACCGCAACACATGGACG GAGATTGAGTTCATGTATAAGCCAGGCAACACTAGTGCGTCTCCGGCCTTCGTGACGCCCCACCAGCCCCGGCTGGACTGGCAGATGTGGTTCGCCGCCCTGGGCCCCTACAACCAGAGCCCCTGGTTCACCAGCCTCGTCTACAGACTACTGCAGGGCAAGAAGGATG TGATCCGTCTGATCCAGAGTGATGAGTCCAAGTACCCGTTTAAGGACAAGCCCCCCACCTACCTGAGAGCTCTCCGTTACAAGTACTGGTTCACCGAGCCCAAGGAGGACGG gtcgtACCCCGAGCGCTGGTGGAGGAGGGTGTATGCAGAGGAGTTCTACCCCATAGTGCAGATGGGAGACCATTTCCTGGAGAACATGCTGAGTCAACATGGCCTTAAG GACAAGGCCCCAGCGCGCCGCTCCTCTAAGGCCCTGCTCCCCCAGGTCCTGGCAGGTGTGCGGGAGAGCGTGTGTGCGCTGCCGGGACCCGTCTTCGTCTGGTCTCTGGCCGTCGCCGTGGCTGGAGCGTGTCTGCTCAAACACCTGCtgtcacacaagcgcacacactcccacacacactcaacacagccACAGGAGAACAGCAGACAGCCTCCACCAGCACACACGCAGGAGGaacaggtggaggaagaggaggagagcgaggaaggagagagtgatgaagaggaggatgaggaggcagaGCGAGATTTAAAAGGAGGAGGGgatagaaaagaagaggagagggaaaaagatgAGCAAGAGGAAAGCAAGCtggaaaaagaggaggatgaaagacaggaggtggtggaggagaagaatgctgatactgctgctgatgatgaggatgagctgAGCAATGCAGAGGAagtcaaagaagaagaagaagaggaggaggaggagaaggaagaacagGAAGAGGAGGGGCTTCATAAGGAGGGACAGGAAGTCAACGGTGATGACTCATTAAGGAAGGGGAAATAG
- the miox gene encoding inositol oxygenase isoform X1 has translation MRVINLGPDPSLAYRPEHQPATSKDQTEFRNFEDGELFDRVQNTYKLMHTHQTLDFVKRKHAEWSGCSHAKMTMMEAIDSLDQLVDESDPDVDFPNSFHAFQTAEGIRTQHPDKDWFQLVGLIHDVGKMMALWGEPQWAVVGDTFPVGCKFQDSIVFRDTTFKENPDLNDPVLSTECGIYKPNCGLENVLMSWGHDGSVYDPFPLVLPLALRKQLLKPLQRQGHQYAALGQRVQVSTHTPTLLWGPNLGAPLSLDPGQHACLSCRLPCTCARMHTHAHTCTMHTHTHTHTDGTHTCGTKQDLSQHGERWILFCASSAYQQLFPLAVCRGAPTSGRCSADCNVLASPHHAVLRLCVCVCCFHSKRLCVCVCCFHSKRLCVCVCCFHSKRLCVCVCCFHSKRLCVCVCCFHSKRLCVCVCCFHSKRLCVCVCCFHSKRLCVCVCCFHSKRLCVCVCCFHSKRLCVCVCCFHSKRLCVCVCCFHSKRLCVCVCCFHSKFDLYTKSEELPDVDSLRPYYQSLIDKYCPGVMQW, from the exons ATGCGCGTCATCAATCTG GGTCCAGATCCATCACTGGCCTACAGGCCAGAACACCAGCCAGCAACCAGCAAGGACCAGACGGAGTTCCGCAACTTTGAG GACGGTGAACTGTTTGACCGGGTGCAAAACACGTAcaagctcatgcacacacaccagaccttGGATTTTGTCAAACGGAAG CATGCGGAGTGGAGTGGCTGTAGCCATGCTAAGATGACCATGATGGAGGCCATAGACTCTCTGGATCAACTGGTGGACGAGTCCGACCCCGACGTGGACTTCCCCAACTCCTTCCACGCCTTCCAGACCGCAGAGGGCATCCGCACCCAGCACCCTGACAAAG ACTGGTTCCAGCTGGTCGGCCTCATTCATGATGTGGGCAAAATGATGGCCCTGTGGGGCGAGCCTCAG TGGGCTGTAGTTGGTGACACATTCCCGGTTGGCTGCAAATTCCAAGACTCCATCGTCTTCAGAGACACAACTTTTAAAGAAAACCCTGACCTCAATGATCCTGTgctcag CACTGAGTGTGGCATCTACAAGCCAAACTGTGGTCTGGAGAACGTGCTGATGTCTTGGGGACATGACG GGTCTGTATATGATCCGTTTCCACTCGTTCTACCCCTGGCACTCCGGAAACAACTACTCAAACCTCTGCAACGACAAGGACACCAGTATGCTGCCCTGGGTCAAAGAGTtcaagtaagcacacacacacccacactgctaTGGGGACCCAAtcttggggcccctctctccctggaccccgGCCAACATGCCTGTTtgtcctgtcggcttccctgcacatgcgcgcgcatgcacacacatgcacacacatgcacaatgcacacacacacacacacacacactgatggcacacacacatgtggcacaAAACAAGATCTGTCACAGCACGGAGAGAGGTGGATTTTATTTtgtgcgagctcagcttaccaacAGCTTTTTCCACTCGCTGTCTGCAGGGGTGCGCCAACTAGTGGAAGATGTTCTGCTGATTGCAACGTTTTGGCAAGCCCACATCATGCTGTActgagactgtgtgtttgtgtgtgctgtttccacagtaagagactgtgtgtttgtgtgtgctgtttccacagtaagagactgtgtgtttgtgtgtgctgtttccacagtaagagactgtgtgtttgtgtgtgctgtttccacagtaagagactgtgtgtttgtgtgtgctgtttccacagtaagagactgtgtgtttgtgtgtgctgtttccacagtaagagactgtgtgtttgtgtgtgctgtttccacagtaagagactgtgtgtttgtgtgtgctgtttccacagtaagagactgtgtgtttgtgtgtgctgtttccacagtaagagactgtgtgtttgtgtgtgctgtttccacagtaagagactgtgtgtttgtgtgtgctgtttccacagtaagagactgtgtgtttgtgtgtgctgtttccACAGTAAGTTTGACCTGTACACCAAGAGCGAGGAGCTGCCTGACGTGGACTCCCTCAGGCCGTACTACCAGTCCCTCATTGATAAATACTGCCCAGGGGTAATGCAGTGGTGA
- the miox gene encoding inositol oxygenase isoform X3 has translation MRVINLGPDPSLAYRPEHQPATSKDQTEFRNFEDGELFDRVQNTYKLMHTHQTLDFVKRKHAEWSGCSHAKMTMMEAIDSLDQLVDESDPDVDFPNSFHAFQTAEGIRTQHPDKDWFQLVGLIHDVGKMMALWGEPQWAVVGDTFPVGCKFQDSIVFRDTTFKENPDLNDPVLSTECGIYKPNCGLENVLMSWGHDGSVYDPFPLVLPLALRKQLLKPLQRQGHQYAALGQRVQ, from the exons ATGCGCGTCATCAATCTG GGTCCAGATCCATCACTGGCCTACAGGCCAGAACACCAGCCAGCAACCAGCAAGGACCAGACGGAGTTCCGCAACTTTGAG GACGGTGAACTGTTTGACCGGGTGCAAAACACGTAcaagctcatgcacacacaccagaccttGGATTTTGTCAAACGGAAG CATGCGGAGTGGAGTGGCTGTAGCCATGCTAAGATGACCATGATGGAGGCCATAGACTCTCTGGATCAACTGGTGGACGAGTCCGACCCCGACGTGGACTTCCCCAACTCCTTCCACGCCTTCCAGACCGCAGAGGGCATCCGCACCCAGCACCCTGACAAAG ACTGGTTCCAGCTGGTCGGCCTCATTCATGATGTGGGCAAAATGATGGCCCTGTGGGGCGAGCCTCAG TGGGCTGTAGTTGGTGACACATTCCCGGTTGGCTGCAAATTCCAAGACTCCATCGTCTTCAGAGACACAACTTTTAAAGAAAACCCTGACCTCAATGATCCTGTgctcag CACTGAGTGTGGCATCTACAAGCCAAACTGTGGTCTGGAGAACGTGCTGATGTCTTGGGGACATGACG GGTCTGTATATGATCCGTTTCCACTCGTTCTACCCCTGGCACTCCGGAAACAACTACTCAAACCTCTGCAACGACAAGGACACCAGTATGCTGCCCTGGGTCAAAGAGTtcaa TAA